A stretch of the Bradyrhizobium sp. CCBAU 53351 genome encodes the following:
- a CDS encoding GIY-YIG nuclease family protein, whose translation MSIDRKAAIAAYKERKTVAGIYVVRCAASGEAWVGQAPNLETIRNRIWFSLRQGSHTCRSLQAAWKAHGEAGLTFDECERLEDEESAYVRNALLKERLLHWRAELKAEAI comes from the coding sequence GTGAGCATCGACCGGAAAGCAGCGATCGCCGCCTACAAGGAGCGCAAGACCGTTGCAGGCATCTACGTTGTCCGCTGCGCGGCCTCGGGCGAGGCCTGGGTCGGCCAGGCGCCGAACCTCGAGACGATCCGGAACCGCATCTGGTTCTCGCTCCGCCAGGGCAGCCATACCTGCCGCAGCCTCCAGGCCGCCTGGAAAGCCCACGGCGAGGCCGGCCTGACGTTTGACGAATGCGAGCGTCTGGAGGACGAAGAGAGTGCCTATGTCAGGAACGCGCTCCTGAAGGAGCGCCTGCTGCATTGGCGGGCCGAGCTCAAGGCCGAGGCGATCTGA
- a CDS encoding M48 family metallopeptidase, with protein sequence MAAYGLYTHIASNKFRSMLLLGGLFALVYVLVYAGALVAEVVINSNGTVAYYLNRAFHDLIVAAPVATVVAAAWIVIAYFFHQSMIDAVTGGHDVDRKEEPRLYNLLENLCISRGITMPKLKIMDSPALNAFATGLNPRQYSITVTTGLLDTLNDKEIEAVLGHELTHIKNGDVQLMVVAVIIAGVVGFFGELFFRLFTNFNWSSGSGGSWSSGSSSSSRSSSSSSSDSKSSGGGAVIVIIIAIVLIVVAWLLSQVVKLALSRSREYLADAGSVELTKDPDAMISALRKIENRGELPGATSAVMELCVDNPREGFADLFATHPSVQSRVDALVKFAGGHDPGPLLPTEETGKPGAPADPQHAPPPLHHGPWNDASGPAAPPPMPAPGTANSNPAGNPIGPWGRH encoded by the coding sequence ATGGCCGCGTATGGTCTCTACACGCACATCGCCTCGAACAAGTTTCGTTCGATGCTGTTGCTCGGCGGCCTGTTCGCGCTGGTCTATGTGCTGGTCTATGCTGGCGCGCTGGTCGCCGAGGTCGTCATCAACAGCAATGGCACGGTCGCCTATTATCTGAACCGCGCCTTCCACGACCTCATCGTCGCCGCGCCCGTTGCAACGGTCGTGGCCGCGGCCTGGATCGTGATCGCCTATTTTTTCCACCAATCGATGATCGATGCGGTGACCGGCGGCCACGACGTCGACAGGAAAGAAGAGCCGCGGCTCTACAATCTGCTCGAAAACCTCTGTATCTCGCGCGGCATCACCATGCCGAAGCTGAAGATCATGGACAGCCCGGCGCTGAACGCGTTCGCGACCGGCCTCAATCCCAGGCAATATTCCATCACCGTCACCACGGGTCTCCTCGATACGCTCAATGACAAGGAGATCGAGGCGGTGCTGGGCCACGAGCTGACCCACATCAAGAATGGCGACGTACAGCTGATGGTGGTCGCCGTCATCATCGCCGGCGTGGTCGGCTTCTTCGGCGAATTGTTCTTCCGACTGTTCACAAATTTCAATTGGAGCTCCGGCTCCGGCGGTTCGTGGTCCTCGGGCTCCTCCTCGTCGTCGCGCTCGTCTTCCTCGTCGTCGAGCGACAGCAAGAGCTCCGGCGGCGGCGCGGTGATCGTGATCATCATCGCGATCGTACTGATCGTGGTGGCCTGGCTGCTGTCGCAGGTGGTCAAGCTCGCGTTGTCGCGCTCGCGCGAATATCTGGCCGACGCAGGCTCGGTGGAATTGACCAAAGATCCCGATGCCATGATCTCAGCACTGCGCAAGATCGAGAATCGTGGCGAGCTGCCCGGCGCGACCTCGGCCGTGATGGAGCTCTGCGTCGACAATCCCCGCGAGGGCTTTGCCGACCTGTTCGCAACCCACCCCTCGGTGCAATCGAGGGTGGATGCACTGGTCAAGTTTGCCGGCGGCCATGATCCGGGCCCGCTGCTACCAACCGAGGAAACGGGCAAGCCCGGGGCGCCAGCCGACCCGCAGCATGCCCCACCGCCGCTCCATCATGGTCCCTGGAACGATGCCAGCGGCCCAGCCGCTCCGCCGCCCATGCCTGCCCCCGGAACCGCGAACAGCAACCCCGCGGGCAATCCCATAGGCCCTTGGGGCCGTCATTGA